A genomic window from Solanum stenotomum isolate F172 chromosome 10, ASM1918654v1, whole genome shotgun sequence includes:
- the LOC125842604 gene encoding trans-Golgi network-localized SYP41-interacting protein 1 isoform X5 translates to MEDAVSGSRMEEKLASEVQISDSSNIVSENSAENKMVNISSRSDASYISLCQLAEVVRDLNEDDFKFLLTCRDSAPNAPSLKLFDVFEKLKEQLYLASLAKDVSCLQLSEESEIQMELSRQHHKLTDLISAAKASSSELGEKNDVLADQLAQSRSEFQLIVSERDDLQKQLRISKSEVGEFSDRINELQTKLEISLGENASLSSEMVDCRNLVATLQVRNESLIGSLNLLSEENKKLLEEKENLVLENKKLGTDLAQSKALFGSLQLDNEDLSQNFTSLSEEKMKLHGEKEHLVSENENLFAQLSDYKNVVEALQVENKNINESLISVTEAKSQLQEENKSLLSETEKLGSEFLESKSLIEALQTEVAEAKGHLTSVMEERNVLEEQKKCLLSETEKQSFQLAEYKNSCNKVEYDLKDASLRIEHLTEENMHLKRRLELSETMKTESPKQSSFAYQSKEEAGHQLEGSCHSNFAPENLIDDDGSNWFGVMNRHMEEADRVLEKLDNAIEEVHSQLISMSRSSGKAVSPGVSKLIQAFESKDHDDEHQPEEFQSSENRTDADPYVLIQGLTKTLRALLKDLVLAAGNGYQFLEGEKSSKTATEVAAEELRAKCESLNEYIDILGGANIELMVFNESLGGCFWNAKKREGELMVLNEALHKQEVATKAENSRLRENLSSIQEKLPILQNQLGEMRESCKEMGSCISNQVEGLYKEVSDRGLILQEEWNSTIDQIFQTLRRLDLSVESVGSSLPSRVDHDPGCINLSSHTAASIDAAINVIEALQGQVEAARHESMLSTSREANEKLDFLQVENEKSVSLLYKIYGNLKKLVTEMPGNLQEDEVDDPKKSVDLSHPGAFDSLLEQLQRFLDEKTQVESANEKLKSELTARTKDFEELSKRSLGSDSILRVVQVVEGVISLDSFEININEPVSCLESLTSLLVQKYKGATEDVRLSREECASKEAQVIDLQGQMDHLSSLLVQCENEVVVLRESLKRVEEDVVSIGSQYQEKVTEFEQSEQRVSSLREKLGIAVTKGKGLIVQRDSLKQSLADTSSELQKCSEELQLKDARLQEVEMKLKTYSEAGERTEALESELSYIRNSATALRETFYLKDAILQKIEEILEDLELPDHFHSKDIIDKVDWLAKSVAGNSLPLTDWDHKSTIGGSYSDAGYALGDGWKEASQPNMGSSEDLKIRFEELQGKFYGLAEQNEMLEQSLMERNNLVQKWEEILDRIDMPSHLRSLEPEDRIGWLVLAVSEAENQYNSLQQKYDNSESLFASTSAELEESNRKISELENAYQLIVSEKELLLKSLESLNFDFEEMSRKAAQSETSNDDLQSRVGDLQKKLNEMLGAEERIHHLEGEIRRLEDVIKDFLWTSEADDVLFSSGSTESLEQLIRKLIDKYTTLSLGKPTESDTTPLEHVGKGADLSHEEKRESNVSCDEDADGGALNRKLEDALSDLLSLKEEKESIALKNQSLVRELEELGIRNKELQHLLNQEEQKSSSLREKLNVAVRKGKSLVQHRDSLKQSIEELNGEVERLKSEIRLQENAISDYEGRIKDLSVYPERIKTIESECSILRDQLEEKEYTLSMILCTLDEVNVGSNIDNPVEKLKRVGQLCHDLQSALASSEHETKKSKRAAELLLAELNEVQERNDGLQEELAKSLSELSGLSKQKESAEVAKHEALARLEKLSSVHSEERKSQLAEITMLKSGVDQLGKDLYVVDRLLTDVLSKDLETMHHLGSSMKVCQEPTDQNHFPLLVADSSGLTFAEPENKVFGKEIGSINQKLNRHSHLLHEEAARLSEILKTIHEEISHDKQHSNSLKTDLMRLESIQKEKDAELLMVQRYNAMLYEACTTLVMEIESRKSQLVGSSLASGAPKINSVYQSLAEGHDLAEMTDRFTEEGIRSVIEKLFMAVKDIMSVQNDITEFGQRDMKAAIASLQKELQDKDVQREKICAELVSQIKEAESISKSYLQELQIAKSQMDDLHRKVKLMEKEQDSLTHRIKELQDQESNSADLQLRVKSLEDMLEAKEQENEALMQALEEEEAQMEDKTNKIEEMERLLLQKNKDMENLEVSRGKTMKKLSVTVSKFDELHQLSESLLSEVENLQSQLQERDTEISFLRQEVTRCTNDAIASAQMSSKRDSDEIHDFLAWVDKMISRVQAHDMDYDDAKVNQIHDYKEMLEKQVVAVISEVEDLRALAQTRDLMLKVEKDKVEQLVRKEEFLENSLRDKESQLTMLRGASGMGQLANSSSEIIEIEPMANKRVVPGTVASQVRSLRKTNNDQVAVAIDVDPDSGKLDDEDDDKAHGFKSMTTSRIVPRFTRPITDMIDGLWVSCDRTLMRQPVLRLSVIIYWVVLHALLATFVV, encoded by the exons ATGGAAGATGCAGTTTCTGGTTCACGCATGGAAGAAAAACTAGCTTCTGAGGTTCAAATTTCTGACTCCAGCAATATTGTTTCTGAGAATTCTGCGGAGAATAAGATGGTGAACATCTCATCTAGGTCAGATGCAAGTTATATTAGCTTGTGTCAGCTGGCGGAGGTGGTCAGAGACCTTAATGAAGATGACTTTAAGTTCTTGCTCACGTGCAGAGACTCAGCTCCAAATGCACCTTCTCTAAAACTTTTTGACGTTTTTGAGAAGCTCAAAGAACAGCTATACCTTGCAAGTCTTGCAAAAGATGTATCTTGTTTGCAGCTATCTGAAGAGTCAGAAATTCAGATGGAACTCAGCCGTCAACATCATAAGTTGACTGATCTAATATCTGCGGCCAAAGCTTCATCGTCTGAACTTGGAGAGAAGAATGATGTCCTCGCTGATCAGCTTGCACAATCAAGATCTGAATTTCAATTGATTGTATCTGAAAGGGATGACCTCCAAAAGCAGCTTCGCATTTCTAAAAGTGAGGTTGGAGAATTTTCTGATAGAATAAATGAGTTGCAGACTAAATTGGAAATATCACTTGGTGAAAATGCAAGTTTGTCTTCAGAGATGGTCGACTGCCGGAATTTGGTAGCAACTTTACAGGTTCGAAATGAGAGCTTAATAGGAAGCCTTAATTTGTTGTCTGAAGAGAATAAAAAGCTTTTGGAGGAGAAGGAGAATCTTGTTCTTGAGAATAAGAAATTGGGAACAGATCTAGCACAGTCTAAAGCGTTGTTCGGATCATTGCAGTTGGATAATGAAGATTTATCGCAGAACTTCACTTCTTTGAGTGAGGAGAAAATGAAACTTCACGGAGAGAAGGAACACCTAGTCAGTGAGAACGAGAATCTGTTTGCTCAATTGTCGGACTACAAAAATGTTGTCGAAGCTCTTCAGGTTGAGAACAAGAACATAAATGAGAGTTTGATATCTGTAACTGAAGCAAAGAGCCAGCTTCAAGAGGAGAATAAGTCTTTGCTCAGTGAAACTGAGAAACTAGGATCAGAGTTTTTGGAGTCTAAGTCTCTAATTGAAGCTCTGCAGACGGAAGTGGCTGAAGCAAAGGGGCACTTGACCTCGGTGATGGAAGAGAGAAATGTGCTTGAGGAGCAGAAGAAGTGTCTTCTCAGTGAAACTGAGAAACAGTCATTTCAGTTGGCAGAATACAAGAACTCGTGCAATAAGGTGGAATATGACCTGAAAGACGCAAGTCTGCGTATTGAACATCTGACTGAGGAGAACATGCATTTGAAGAGAAGATTGGAGTTGTCTGAAACGATGAAAACAGAGTCACCTAAACAAAGTAGCTTTGCATATCAATCTAAGGAAGAAGCTGGGCATCAACTTGAAGGTTCTTGCCACTCTAACTTTGCACCAGAAAATCTAATTGATGATGATGGTTCAAATTGGTTTGGAGTTATGAATAGACACATGGAGGAGGCAGATAGAGTACTTGAAAAGCTTGATAATGCAATTGAAGAGGTGCACTCTCAGTTAATTTCTATGAGTAGGTCGTCTGGTAAAGCTGTTTCACCTGGTGTGTCAAAACTTATTCAAGCTTTTGAGTCAAAAGACCATGATGACGAGCACCAACCAGAGGAGTTCCAGTCGTCTGAAAATCGAACAGATGCAGATCCTTATGTGCTGATTCAAGGGCTAACAAAAACATTAAGGGCGTTGCTGAAAGATTTGGTGCTGGCAGCTGGCAATGGCTACCAATTTCTCGAAGGAGAGAAGAGTAGTAAAACAGCCACTGAGGTTGCTGCTGAAGAACTGAGGGCCAAATGCGAGTCTCTGAATGAATACATTGACATTTTGGGAGGAGCAAACATTGAGCTAATGGTTTTCAATGAAAGTTTAGGGGGATGTTTCTGGAATGCTAAAAAAAGGGAGGGAGAGCTTATGGTCCTTAATGAAGCTTTGCACAAGCAAGAAGTCGCTACAAAAGCTGAGAACAGTCGGTTAAGGGAGAATCTTAGTAGCATTCAGGAAAAACTTCCTATTTTGCAGAACCAGCTGGGTGAAATGCGTGAAAGCTGCAAAGAAATGGGCTCTTGCATCTCTAATCAGGTAGAAGGTCTTTACAAGGAAGTTTCTGACAGAGGATTAATACTCCAAGAAGAATGGAACTCTACAATTGATCAGATTTTTCAGACACTGCGGAGGCTAGATTTATCTGTTGAGTCCGTTGGCTCCTCTTTGCCTTCAAGAGTAGACCATGATCCAGGGTGCATAAACTTAAGTAGTCATACTGCTGCATCTATTGATGCTGCTATCAATGTGATTGAGGCATTGCAGGGTCAAGTTGAAGCTGCTCGCCATGAGTCAATGTTGAGTACCTCCCGTGAAGCCAACGAGAAGTTAGACTTTTTGcaagttgaaaatgaaaagtctGTCAGTCTTTTATATAAGATTTATGGTAACCTCAAGAAACTTGTGACTGAAATGCCAGGGAATCTACAAGAAGATGAAGTTGACGATCCCAAGAAATCTGTAGATCTTTCTCATCCTGGTGCTTTTGATTCCCTACTGGAGCAGTTGCAAAGGTTTCTTGATGAAAAAACACAAGTTGAGTCTGCAAATGAAAAGCTGAAATCTGAGTTGACTGCCAGGACAAAAGATTTTGAAGAACTGAGCAAAAGATCCCTTGGATCAGATTCTATTTTAAGGGTGGTTCAAGTGGTTGAGGGAGTCATTTCTCTAGATAGCTTTGAAATCAACATTAATGAGCCAGTATCATGTCTAGAGTCCCTGACCTCTCTCCTTGTTCAGAAATATAAAGGGGCAACTGAAGATGTGAGGTTGTCCAGGGAGGAATGTGCTTCCAAGGAAGCACAAGTGATTGATTTGCAAGGACAAATGGATCACTTGAGCTCATTACTTGTTCAATGTGAAAATGAAGTTGTAGTCCTTAGGGAAAGTTTGAAGAGAGTTGAGGAGGATGTTGTATCTATTGGTTCTCAATATCAAGAGAAAGTTACTGAATTTGAACAGTCTGAGCAACGGGTGTCATCTCTAAGAGAGAAGCTTGGCATAGCAGTAACCAAAGGCAAAGGTCTGATTGTGCAGCGTGACAGTCTTAAACAGTCTCTTGCAGACACATCTTCTGAACTGCAGAAATGCTCTGAGGAGTTACAGTTGAAAGATGCAAGGCTTCAGGAAGTAGAAATGAAACTCAAGACCTATTCGGAGGCAGGTGAGCGCACGGAAGCTTTGGAATCTGAGCTCTCGTACATTCGCAACTCTGCTACTGCACTAAGGGAGACATTCTATCTCAAAGACGCCATTCTTCAGAAAATAGAGGAGATTTTAGAAGATTTGGAGCTTCCGGATCATTTCCATTCAAAGGATATCATTGATAAAGTTGATTGGTTGGCGAAGTCAGTTGCTGGGAACTCTTTACCTTTGACTGATTGGGATCACAAGAGCACTATTGGAGGATCATACTCTGATGCAGGATATGCCCTTGGTGATGGATGGAAAGAGGCATCACAGCCAAACATGGGTTCTTCCGAAGACCTTAAAATAAGATTTGAGGAGCTCCAGGGCAAGTTTTATGGGTTGGCAGAACAAAATGAGATGCTTGAACAATCCTTGATGGAAAGAAACAACCTTGTTCAGAAATGGGAAGAGATTTTGGACAGGATAGACATGCCTTCACACTTAAGATCTCTGGAGCCAGAAGATCGGATTGGTTGGTTAGTGCTTGCTGTTTCAGAAGCTGAAAACCAGTACAACTCACTCCAACAAAAGTATGATAATTCTGAATCATTATTTGCATCAACGAGTGCTGAACTTGAAGAGTCAAATAGAAAAATATCTGAGCTTGAAAATGCATATCAATTGATTGTCAGTGAGAAAGAGTTACTTTTGAAGAGTTTGGAGTCTCTGAACTTTGATTTCGAGGAAATGTCAAGGAAGGCTGCCCAATCCGAAACGAGTAATGATGACTTGCAGAGCAGAGTAGGTGACTTGCAGAAGAAACTGAATGAAATGCTTGGAGCAGAGGAGCGTATTCATCATCTTGAAGGTGAAATAAGAAGATTGGAAGATGTGATCAAAGATTTCCTTTGGACTTCTGAAGCAGATGATGTGTTATTTAGCTCTGGTAGCACTGAATCTTTGGAGCAGCTAATAAGGAAGCTTATAGATAAGTATACCACACTTTCTTTGGGGAAACCTACTGAGTCTGATACAACTCCTCTTGAGCATGTTGGTAAAGGGGCTGATCTCTCTcatgaagaaaagagagaaagtaATGTCAGTTGCGATGAAGATGCAGATGGAGGTGCCCTCAACAGAAAATTGGAGGATGCTTTAAGCGACTTGTTGTCATTGAAGGAGGAAAAGGAGAGTATTGCGTTGAAAAATCAATCATTGGTTCGTGAACTGGAAGAATTGGGTATCAGAAATAAAGAACTGCAACATCTACTCAATCAAGAGGAACAGAAGTCATCTTCTTTAAGAGAAAAATTGAATGTTGCAGTTAGGAAAGGTAAGTCATTGGTGCAGCATCGGGACAGCCTGAAGCAATCAATTGAAGAACTGAATGGTGAAGTTGAGCGCTTAAAGTCCGAGATCAGATTGCAGGAAAATGCTATTTCAGACTATGAAGGAAGGATAAAAGATTTATCTGTATACCCTGAGAGGATAAAGACAATAGAATCTGAGTGTTCAATCCTGAGAGATCAGTTGGAAGAAAAAGAGTACACCTTGAGCATGATTTTGTGTACCCTGGATGAAGTTAATGTTGGCTCTAACATCGATAATCCAGTTGAGAAGCTAAAAAGAGTTGGGCAATTATGCCATGATTTGCAATCAGCTCTTGCATCTTCTGAACATGAAACAAAGAAATCTAAAAGAGCAGCTGAGCTACTTCTTGCCGAGTTAAATGAGGTGCAAGAAAGAAATGATGGCCTCCAAGAGGAGCTAGCAAAGTCTCTGAGTGAACTCTCTGGACTGTCCAAGCAAAAAGAATCTGCTGAAGTTGCTAAACATGAAGCTCTTGCACGTTTAGAAAAGTTATCTTCCGTTCACTCAGAAGAAAGAAAGAGCCAATTAGCTGAAATTACGATGCTAAAATCTGGTGTGGATCAGCTAGGGAAGGATCTCTATGTTGTTGACCGTTTGCTCACTGATGTTTTATCCAAGGATTTGGAGACTATGCACCATCTTGGTTCTAGTATGAAAGTTTGCCAAGAACCAACTGATCAAAATCACTTTCCTCTACTTGTGGCTGATTCAAGTGGCCTTACCTTTGCGGAACCAGAAAACAAG GTTTTTGGGAAAGAAATTGGTTCTATCAACCAAAAGTTAAACAGGCACTCACATTTATTGCATGAAGAAGCTGCTCGTTtatctgaaatattaaaaacCATACATGAAGAAATATCCCACGACAAGCAGCACTCAAATTCATTGAAGACAGACCTGATGCGGTTAGAATCTATTCAAAAGGAGAAAGATGCAGAATTGCTTATGGTGCAAAGATACAATGCTATGCTTTATGAAGCTTGTACCACTTTGGTCATGGAAATTGAAAGCAGAAAATCCCAATTGGTTGGAAGCAGCTTAGCTTCTGGGGCTCCCAAAATCAATTCTGTGTATCAAAGTTTAGCTGAAGGACATGATTTGGCTGAGATGACTGACCGGTTTACTGAGGAAGGTATTAGGTCAGTAATAGAGAAATTATTCATGGCTGTGAAAGATATTATGAGTGTGCAAAATGATATCACTGAATTTGGTCAAAGGGATATGAAAGCTGCTATAGCAAGTCTGCAGAAAGAACTTCAGGACAAAGATGTTCAGAGAGAGAAAATATGTGCAGAACTTGTTAGTCAGATTAAGGAAGCTGAATCTATTTCAAAGAGTTATTTACAAGAGCTTCAGATAGCAAAATCTCAGATGGATGATTTACACAGGAAGGTGAAACTGATGGAGAAGGAACAAGATTCTCTGACACACAGGATAAAAGAACTGCAAGATCAGGAATCTAACTCTGCTGACTTACAGTTAAGAGTTAAATCACTTGAAGACATGCTAGAGGCAAAGGAACAAG AAAACGAAGCACTGATGCAAGCACTTGAGGAGGAGGAGGCCCAAATGGAAGACAAAACAAACAAGATTGAGGAAATGGAGAGACTCTTgcttcaaaaaaataaagatatggaGAACCTTGAAGTTTCCCGTGGAAAGACCATGAAGAAGCTTTCTGTTACAGTAAGCAAATTTGATGAACTTCATCAACTATCTGAAAGCCTTCTGTCTGAGGTTGAGAATCTTCAGTCACAATTACAAGAGCGAGATACAGAGATTTCTTTCTTGAGGCAAGAAGTTACAAGATGCACTAATGATGCAATAGCTTCTGCTCAGATGAGTAGCAAAAGAGATAGTGATGAAATCCATGACTTTTTGGCATGGGTAGACAAGATGATTTCTCGAGTCCAGGCTCATGATATGGATTATGATGATGCAAAAGTTAACCAGATTCATGATTATAAAGAAATGTTAGAGAAACAGGTGGTGGCTGTAATATCTGAGGTGGAGGACCTGCGTGCACTGGCACAGACAAGAGATTTGATGTTGAAAGTAGAGAAAGATAAAGTAGAACAGCTGGTGAGGAAAGAAGAATTTCTTGAGAACTCTTTGCGTGACAAGGAATCTCAATTAACCATGCTTCGAGGTGCTAGTGGCATGGGGCAACTAGCAAATTCTTCATCAGAGATTATAGAGATAGAGCCAATG GCCAACAAAAGGGTAGTGCCTGGAACTGTTGCATCTCAAGTTCGCAGTTTGCGAAAAACTAATAATGACCAAGTAGCTGTTGCTATAGATGTGGATCCTGATAGTGGGAAactagatgatgaagatgatgataagg CTCATGGTTTCAAGTCAATGACGACATCAAGAATCGTCCCACGGTTTACAAGACCCATAACCGACATGATAGATGGTCTATG GGTATCCTGTGATCGGACACTAATGCGGCAGCCTGTTCTACGGCTTAGTGTGATCATCTATTGGGTTGTGTTGCATGCTCTTCTTGCGACATTTGTAGTATGA